In one window of Carassius auratus strain Wakin chromosome 28, ASM336829v1, whole genome shotgun sequence DNA:
- the LOC113046834 gene encoding telethonin-like, which yields MPMCTVLEKKGGCVVGAELSCNLKEENPNKRESYSANWHSINMKTQHEDRQSMLMSDDSRRETLSRYWQARPLNQACPSGVIRVGTVDTGVREHQLLPYRNSLPLPIFKPAELGIRLGRGAPHTLQDLPPARVPDGACPDKRPVEQITRDLPPVKPMRMEFAKASRALGRSISQEAQRG from the exons ATGCCGATGTGCACAGTCCTGGAGAAGAAAGGTGGATGTGTGGTTGGAGCCGAGCTCAGCTGCAATTTGAAGGAGGAAAATCCAAATAAGAGAGAGAGTTACAGCGCTAACTGGCACAGCATTAACATGAAGACTCAACATGAGGATCG TCAATCGATGCTGATGTCAGATGACTCTCGCCGGGAGACCCTGTCCCGTTACTGGCAGGCGCGTCCTCTGAACCAGGCTTGCCCATCGGGTGTTATCAGAGTGGGCACTGTGGACACAGGTGTAAGGGAGCACCAGCTCTTACCCTACAGGAACAGCCTGCCCCTGCCCATCTTCAAGCCTGCTGAACTGGGTATCCGCCTCGGCCGCGGAGCCCCACACACCCTGCAAGATCTGCCCCCCGCCAGGGTCCCCGATGGAGCCTGTCCAGACAAGAGACCAGTGGAACAGATCACCAGGGACCTGCCTCCCGTCAAACCCATGCGAATGGAGTTTGCCAAAGCATCCAGAGCCCTGGGCCGGTCCATATCTCAGGAGGCCCAGAGGGGCTGA